The following proteins are encoded in a genomic region of Paenibacillus sp. FSL H3-0469:
- a CDS encoding methyl-accepting chemotaxis protein: MGIRRSKAAIVIILLLGVGMYGLWIEMYWVHKVVYLLLMAALAGLALDIRRGGVAGAGQLAEARSKVELLGNEIVVTTDRLHGALEEITRHTEGLQQTADYSHAYEVELQTRSNEAKANIEGAFARMGGVAAVTGQIGELTGRLSAAMQAARTGMAGMVDSLKNTDEVMEELQEQSGDMLSKFTMLSGHIALVEEMNALIVGIGNETSLLALNASIEAARAGEAGRGFAVVAGRIRQLADQSRDSVERSTAVLLDLNHGVRQVLESVTKEQTAVAHGVNEVAKVKQRLGDISARVEEVGIIVTESAAAAERQSRLIEEVTGELSGAVGIVNETIAGVDLTLEQVTRQRTQIGQLNGISASLLLESQTLQQSVNGIAGREVIELGQYSARLEEMQAVLEEIAAKQEMCAADADIHGRVLTACKHKVPDVQAIWSNRTDGTFIYSEPAAGLLNAKRRDWWNGAMAEGQYVSQPYVSAITKRSCITLSRAITNSDGEIVGVVGIDLAV, translated from the coding sequence ATGGGAATTCGCCGGAGCAAGGCCGCTATCGTTATTATTTTGCTGCTGGGTGTGGGGATGTATGGGTTATGGATAGAGATGTACTGGGTACATAAGGTTGTCTATCTGCTGCTGATGGCAGCACTTGCCGGGCTTGCGCTGGATATCCGCCGGGGCGGAGTGGCCGGAGCCGGGCAACTGGCAGAAGCCCGGAGCAAGGTGGAGCTGCTGGGCAATGAAATTGTCGTCACCACGGACCGGCTGCATGGTGCTCTGGAGGAGATTACCCGTCATACCGAAGGACTTCAGCAGACAGCGGACTATTCACATGCCTATGAGGTGGAGCTGCAGACCCGGAGCAATGAGGCGAAGGCCAATATTGAGGGTGCTTTTGCCAGAATGGGCGGAGTTGCAGCGGTTACCGGACAGATTGGAGAGCTGACTGGGCGGCTGAGTGCGGCGATGCAGGCAGCACGTACAGGGATGGCGGGGATGGTGGATTCCCTGAAGAATACTGATGAGGTCATGGAGGAATTGCAGGAGCAGAGCGGAGACATGCTGAGCAAATTCACCATGTTAAGCGGACATATTGCGCTGGTGGAGGAGATGAACGCCCTGATCGTAGGCATCGGCAATGAGACCTCGCTGCTGGCGCTGAATGCCTCGATTGAAGCTGCGCGGGCCGGAGAAGCGGGCCGGGGGTTCGCTGTGGTCGCAGGCCGGATCAGGCAGCTGGCCGATCAGAGCCGGGATTCCGTGGAGCGCTCTACGGCGGTGCTGCTGGATCTCAATCATGGAGTACGGCAGGTGCTGGAGTCAGTCACGAAGGAGCAGACAGCGGTTGCGCATGGCGTGAATGAAGTGGCGAAGGTGAAGCAGCGCCTGGGGGATATCTCGGCCCGGGTGGAGGAAGTTGGGATCATCGTTACGGAGTCAGCGGCTGCGGCCGAGCGGCAGAGCAGGCTGATCGAAGAGGTGACCGGCGAGCTGAGCGGTGCAGTGGGGATTGTTAATGAGACCATTGCAGGCGTAGACCTGACCCTGGAGCAGGTAACCCGACAGCGGACTCAGATCGGGCAACTTAATGGGATTAGCGCAAGTCTACTGCTGGAATCTCAGACCCTGCAGCAGTCGGTGAACGGCATTGCCGGACGCGAAGTCATTGAGCTGGGCCAATATTCGGCGCGGCTTGAGGAAATGCAGGCGGTGCTGGAGGAGATAGCAGCCAAGCAGGAGATGTGTGCAGCGGATGCGGACATCCATGGCAGAGTTCTTACAGCCTGCAAGCATAAGGTGCCGGATGTGCAGGCCATCTGGTCCAACCGGACAGATGGCACCTTCATCTACTCCGAGCCTGCGGCCGGGCTGCTGAATGCGAAACGCCGTGACTGGTGGAATGGAGCGATGGCGGAAGGGCAGTACGTCTCGCAGCCGTATGTCTCAGCCATTACCAAGCGTTCCTGCATCACCCTCTCCAGAGCAATTACGAACAGCGACGGGGAAATTGTGGGTGTGGTGGGGATTGATCTGGCAGTCTAG
- a CDS encoding sensor histidine kinase: protein MQYNLSILLQLFERAALLLMCLFVLSRVPRFKEIFAKGVHAPQELAIVTVIFSLFAIFGTYSGINVEGSLVNVRIIAIIAGGILFGPWVGLITGILSGVHRFLIDIGGVTSLPCLITSITAGVVSGIIYRRTSPERRWIAAIAAGMACEALTMLLILVMADPHSLGVDIVSKIAFPMIMGQICAGLIVTLVQSVEGEKERIAAKQSKLALDIANKTLPYFRSINPESLRTICGIIQKDIGADAVAITDTRVILAYVGVGEEYYAEANEIISEETKQTLSSGEITIRDDDTEYMNRDIRSLIIIPLKEKGEVTGSLKIYYTHAHKITYSLQAMAVGLSQIISTLMEVSRVEGIKEMANKAELKALQTSINPHFLFNALNAIISSIRIDPDKARELIVNLSGYMRYNLELTDESIDIRRELQQVQHYVEIEKARFGSRLSVLYDIDEVAVRIPSLVIQPLVENAIIHGILKGKGNGTVEISVKDHGDSVRVRIADTGAGISEETIAKVYSGSMEGNKIGLNNVHQRIKLIYGTGLTIRRLAKGTEIYFDVIKEQR from the coding sequence GTGCAATATAATTTGAGTATTCTGCTGCAATTATTTGAGCGGGCAGCGCTGCTGCTGATGTGTCTGTTCGTGCTGAGCCGGGTGCCGCGGTTCAAGGAGATTTTTGCCAAAGGGGTTCATGCCCCTCAGGAGCTGGCGATTGTCACGGTCATCTTCAGCCTGTTCGCCATCTTCGGAACCTACAGCGGGATTAATGTGGAAGGGTCTCTGGTCAATGTGCGGATTATCGCCATCATCGCTGGCGGAATCCTGTTCGGCCCTTGGGTCGGGCTGATTACCGGGATCCTCTCGGGCGTACACCGCTTCCTGATCGATATCGGCGGGGTTACCTCGCTCCCATGTCTGATTACCAGCATTACAGCGGGTGTGGTATCCGGGATCATCTACCGGCGCACTTCGCCTGAACGGCGCTGGATCGCTGCCATTGCTGCCGGAATGGCCTGCGAGGCATTGACGATGCTGCTGATTCTGGTGATGGCTGATCCCCATTCGCTGGGGGTGGATATCGTGTCCAAGATTGCTTTTCCGATGATAATGGGGCAGATCTGTGCCGGGCTGATCGTTACGCTTGTGCAGAGTGTAGAAGGGGAGAAGGAACGGATTGCCGCGAAGCAGTCCAAGCTGGCGCTGGATATTGCCAATAAGACGCTTCCGTATTTCCGCAGTATTAATCCCGAATCGCTGCGTACCATCTGCGGAATCATCCAGAAGGATATCGGGGCGGATGCGGTGGCCATTACCGATACCAGAGTCATTCTGGCCTACGTGGGTGTCGGGGAAGAATATTATGCCGAAGCTAATGAGATTATCAGTGAGGAGACGAAGCAGACCCTGAGCAGCGGGGAGATTACCATCCGTGACGACGATACCGAGTACATGAACCGGGACATCCGATCGCTGATCATTATTCCGCTGAAAGAGAAGGGGGAGGTGACGGGATCACTCAAGATCTACTATACCCACGCGCATAAAATCACCTATTCCCTCCAGGCTATGGCTGTTGGGCTATCCCAGATCATCTCCACACTGATGGAGGTGTCACGGGTTGAGGGGATCAAGGAGATGGCTAACAAGGCCGAGCTGAAGGCACTGCAGACCAGCATCAACCCCCATTTTCTGTTCAATGCACTGAATGCGATTATCTCCTCGATCCGGATCGACCCGGACAAGGCGCGTGAGCTGATCGTCAATCTGTCGGGGTATATGCGGTATAATCTGGAGCTGACCGATGAGTCCATAGATATCCGGCGTGAGCTGCAGCAGGTACAGCATTATGTGGAGATTGAGAAGGCCCGCTTCGGCAGCCGCCTGAGCGTACTGTACGATATAGATGAGGTGGCGGTACGCATTCCGAGTCTGGTCATTCAGCCGCTGGTGGAGAATGCGATTATCCACGGGATTTTGAAGGGGAAAGGGAACGGAACTGTAGAGATCTCGGTCAAGGACCACGGAGACAGCGTAAGGGTGCGAATTGCCGATACCGGAGCGGGGATCAGTGAAGAGACGATTGCGAAGGTCTATAGCGGAAGCATGGAAGGCAACAAAATCGGCCTCAACAACGTACACCAGCGCATCAAGCTGATCTATGGCACGGGTCTGACCATCCGGCGGCTGGCTAAGGGGACGGAAATCTATTTTGATGTGATAAAGGAGCAGCGATGA
- a CDS encoding LytTR family DNA-binding domain-containing protein has product MRAIIVEDEVLARQELTYLIQTHSRIRIAAEFEDGLDALKYLQTDTVDVIFLDINIPSIDGVLLAHNISRFAVKPYIVFITAYKEHAAEAFEIEAFDYILKPYSETRIRAMLQKLEGAIAAGSRQGEEGPVKLGSDKVNLWKNEKIIVIDADEIYYASAQEKTTSVITKGEEYSMALSISEFHTRLPQEQFFRCHRSYLVNLSKIKEIIPWFNNTYLLRLRDLNAEVPVSRSKVKEFRQIMRL; this is encoded by the coding sequence ATGAGAGCGATCATTGTCGAGGATGAAGTGCTGGCAAGACAGGAGCTTACGTATCTGATTCAGACCCACAGCCGGATCAGGATTGCGGCGGAATTCGAGGACGGACTGGATGCGCTGAAGTACCTGCAGACGGATACGGTGGATGTGATTTTCCTGGATATCAATATCCCTTCGATTGACGGGGTGCTGCTGGCCCATAATATCAGCCGGTTCGCGGTCAAGCCGTATATTGTGTTCATTACAGCCTATAAGGAGCATGCCGCCGAGGCGTTCGAGATTGAAGCGTTCGACTATATTCTGAAGCCTTACAGCGAGACGCGGATCAGAGCGATGCTGCAGAAGCTGGAGGGTGCCATCGCGGCCGGGAGCCGCCAGGGGGAAGAGGGACCGGTGAAGCTGGGCAGCGATAAGGTCAATCTGTGGAAAAATGAAAAGATTATCGTCATCGATGCAGACGAGATCTATTATGCTTCGGCGCAGGAGAAAACAACGAGTGTGATCACCAAAGGGGAGGAATACAGCATGGCCCTAAGTATCAGTGAATTCCATACCCGTCTGCCGCAGGAGCAGTTCTTCCGCTGCCACCGCTCCTATCTGGTCAATCTGTCCAAAATCAAGGAAATCATCCCCTGGTTCAACAATACCTATCTGCTCCGGCTGCGTGATTTGAACGCCGAGGTGCCAGTCAGCCGCAGTAAGGTGAAGGAATTCAGGCAGATTATGCGTCTCTAA
- a CDS encoding OFA family MFS transporter: MITDTASKRWLIVLGTVIMQMGLGTIYTWSLFNAHLVSTFGFELSSVSITFSITSFALAFATLFAGKLQDRFGLRRLTAASGILLGLGLILSSQASSLPMFYLLAGVVVGYADGTAYITSLSNLMKWFPKNKGLISGVSVGAYGTGSLIFKYINGGLIESAGVSNAFLYWGLIVMMMILIGSLLIREAPVAAPAVAAAGNRTSSASGAALLPKDYTVKEMLRTKEAYLLFVIFFTACMSGLYLIGIVKDIGVQLAGMDVATAANAVAMIAIFNTAGRLILGALSDRVSRTKLISITLAVTAVAMFTLSYAALSYGLFFACVAAIAFCFGGNITVFPAIVSDFFGLKNHSKNYGIIYQGFGIGALSGSFIAAFLGGFKPTFNIIGLLCIVACILAVSLKPPVARAASAKGMSLKPSRHTA, translated from the coding sequence ATGATAACGGATACAGCCAGTAAACGGTGGCTCATCGTACTAGGTACAGTAATTATGCAAATGGGACTCGGTACCATCTACACCTGGAGCCTGTTCAATGCACATCTTGTCAGTACATTTGGTTTTGAGCTTAGCTCAGTTTCGATAACGTTTTCTATTACCAGCTTTGCCTTGGCCTTCGCCACACTGTTCGCAGGCAAGCTGCAGGACCGGTTCGGTCTCCGCAGACTGACCGCAGCTTCCGGTATCCTGCTGGGGCTTGGGCTGATTCTAAGCTCGCAGGCCAGTTCCCTGCCGATGTTCTACCTGCTGGCTGGCGTAGTAGTCGGGTATGCGGACGGAACGGCGTATATTACTTCGCTGTCCAATCTGATGAAGTGGTTCCCGAAGAATAAGGGGCTGATCTCCGGGGTGTCCGTGGGTGCTTACGGAACGGGCAGTCTGATCTTCAAATATATCAACGGCGGCCTGATTGAATCGGCGGGGGTGTCGAATGCTTTTCTATACTGGGGCCTTATAGTCATGATGATGATCCTCATCGGCTCGCTGCTGATCCGGGAGGCTCCGGTGGCTGCGCCTGCTGTAGCTGCTGCGGGAAACCGGACATCGTCCGCTTCCGGGGCGGCTCTGCTGCCCAAGGATTATACTGTGAAAGAAATGCTCCGCACGAAGGAAGCATACCTGCTGTTCGTAATCTTCTTCACCGCCTGCATGAGCGGTCTCTACCTGATCGGTATCGTGAAGGATATCGGTGTGCAACTGGCGGGGATGGATGTGGCGACGGCGGCGAACGCTGTGGCGATGATCGCTATTTTCAACACGGCTGGACGCCTAATTCTTGGCGCATTATCCGACCGGGTAAGCCGGACCAAGCTGATTAGTATCACGCTGGCGGTAACGGCTGTGGCGATGTTTACACTAAGCTATGCCGCGCTGAGCTATGGCCTGTTCTTCGCCTGTGTGGCGGCCATCGCCTTCTGCTTCGGCGGCAACATTACCGTCTTCCCGGCGATTGTCAGTGACTTCTTCGGCTTGAAGAATCACAGCAAGAACTACGGCATCATCTATCAGGGCTTCGGGATCGGCGCGCTGTCCGGTTCGTTCATCGCCGCCTTCCTCGGCGGGTTCAAGCCCACTTTTAACATCATCGGTCTGCTGTGCATTGTGGCTTGCATCCTGGCGGTTTCGCTGAAGCCTCCGGTAGCCAGAGCAGCCTCAGCCAAGGGGATGAGCCTGAAGCCTTCACGGCATACGGCTTAA
- the odhB gene encoding 2-oxoglutarate dehydrogenase complex dihydrolipoyllysine-residue succinyltransferase: MSEIKVPDLGESISEGTIYKWLVKEGDTVGQGDVLAELETDKVNLEISAEEDGVISSILRQAGENVAVGEAIGIIGSAAGAGAASKPAADSAPQGGSAPAAAASAAAAEPAAAVTAPAAAEGAAAGTAALASPGARKLARERGIDLGEVSARDPIGRIGQADVDGHGAAGPQAAAPAAPAAAARPEPAKPAPPAAGKAPHAEDGKATERKRMSRRRLTIASRLVEAQQTAAMLTTFNEVDMTAILDIRKRRKDAFKEKHEVGLGFMSFFTKAVIGALKAYPMLNAEIDGEDLLLKKYYDIGIAVAAKEGLVVPVVRDADRLSFPEIERRIGELASKARANTLSLPELQGGTFTITNGGVFGSLLSTPILNTPQVGILGMHKIQLRPIALDEERTVNRPMMYIALSYDHRIVDGSEAVSFLVRVKELLEDPESLLLEG, from the coding sequence GTGTCCGAGATAAAAGTACCCGATTTGGGCGAATCGATTTCCGAAGGAACGATCTACAAATGGCTGGTTAAAGAGGGCGACACTGTCGGCCAGGGGGATGTGCTTGCCGAGCTTGAGACTGACAAGGTCAATCTCGAGATCAGTGCGGAGGAGGACGGCGTCATCTCCTCCATCCTGCGCCAGGCGGGCGAGAACGTTGCCGTTGGCGAAGCCATCGGCATCATCGGCAGCGCCGCCGGGGCTGGTGCTGCCAGCAAGCCAGCAGCAGACAGCGCACCGCAGGGCGGCAGCGCGCCTGCTGCTGCCGCAAGTGCCGCAGCGGCTGAACCGGCCGCTGCGGTAACGGCTCCAGCCGCCGCCGAAGGTGCGGCGGCAGGCACTGCGGCCCTGGCTTCGCCGGGGGCGCGCAAGCTGGCACGGGAGCGGGGCATCGACCTCGGCGAGGTCAGTGCCCGCGACCCTATCGGCCGGATCGGTCAGGCCGATGTAGATGGTCATGGCGCAGCCGGGCCGCAGGCCGCTGCGCCGGCGGCTCCGGCGGCGGCTGCACGGCCGGAGCCGGCGAAGCCCGCGCCGCCGGCTGCGGGCAAGGCGCCGCACGCCGAGGACGGCAAAGCCACCGAGCGCAAGCGCATGTCGCGGCGGCGGCTGACGATTGCCAGCCGCCTGGTCGAAGCGCAGCAGACGGCTGCGATGCTGACCACCTTCAACGAGGTGGACATGACCGCCATTCTCGACATCCGCAAGCGCCGCAAGGATGCCTTCAAGGAGAAGCACGAGGTCGGACTCGGCTTCATGTCCTTCTTCACCAAGGCCGTCATCGGCGCGCTCAAGGCTTACCCGATGCTGAATGCCGAGATCGACGGGGAAGATCTCCTGCTGAAGAAATATTATGACATCGGTATTGCCGTAGCTGCCAAGGAAGGCCTGGTTGTACCGGTCGTCCGCGATGCCGACCGGCTTAGCTTCCCAGAGATCGAGCGGCGGATCGGCGAGCTGGCCTCCAAGGCGCGCGCCAATACGCTCAGTCTGCCGGAGCTCCAGGGCGGAACCTTCACGATCACGAACGGCGGAGTGTTCGGCTCCCTGCTGTCCACACCGATCCTCAACACCCCGCAGGTCGGCATTCTCGGCATGCACAAGATTCAGCTGCGCCCCATCGCGCTGGATGAGGAGCGCACGGTCAACCGTCCGATGATGTACATCGCATTGTCCTACGATCACCGGATCGTGGATGGATCAGAAGCGGTCAGCTTCCTGGTCAGAGTCAAGGAATTGCTGGAGGACCCGGAATCCCTGCTGCTGGAAGGCTAA
- a CDS encoding 2-oxoglutarate dehydrogenase E1 component has translation MAVKEPYNDTVWSKYYGPNLGYIQERYEQFVKDPSSVEQHYRDLFTVSGPPPLAPDAERAPSPAVSADAQWLKKAVKASKLIANIRIYGHMAADIDPLERSTNPMAKWLELETYELTREDLNALPASLIWDNAPADVHTAMDAVHRMRQAYTQTIAYEFGHVHDERELRWLNSQAESMTSPAPLNNTERKELLKRLVQVEHFETFLHKTFVGQKRFSLEGNDALVPMLDEIVRAAAHDGAEHILMGMAHRGRLNVLAHILGKPYDIIFSEFHHSPNKELFPSEGSMGVTYGWSGDVKYHLGADRAVREGETVRTRITLANNPSHLEFVNPVVEGFTRAAQEERNAPGLPKLNTSKAMAVLMHGDAAFPGEGIVAETLNIGKLQGYQNGGTVHIIVNNRIGFTTESEDSRSTHYASDLAKGYEIPIVHVNADDPEACIAAVRLASAYRHMFKKDFLIDLIGYRRHGHNEMDDPETTQPIVYGKVRNHPTVYRAYAERLEREKVITADDVKNMIAEAESVLQQAFDQMKEGKQKNAESKTAVALDNDSPQQRPTAFPLAGLQEINRELLRVPAGFKVYPKLERILQRRKDALNDGERVDWALAETLAFATILKDGTPIRLSGQDSQRGTFAHRHLVLHDSENGELYSPLHQLSDAGASFGVYNSPLSEASVLGFEYGYNVFAPETFVIWEAQYGDFANAAQVIIDQFISAGRAKWTQRSNLTILLPHGYEGQGPEHSSARMERFLQLSAEENWTVANLTSAAQYFHLLRRQAALCGQPDARPLVIMAPKSLIRNTRSTSAGADLASGTFQPVLPEPLLGSKPEAVKRLVVCSGKVAIDLQTELEATRGQDFSWLHILRMEQLYPFPERELGAHLSGFSSLEEIVWVQEEPKNMGGWTYAESRLRAIAPQKVTVQYIGRPDRSSPASGYADVHSFEQRRIVREALKLNAAVQAPVPSS, from the coding sequence ATGGCAGTCAAAGAGCCCTATAACGACACAGTATGGAGCAAATATTACGGCCCCAACCTGGGCTACATCCAAGAAAGATATGAGCAATTTGTCAAGGACCCCTCTTCTGTTGAACAACATTACCGTGATCTCTTCACCGTATCCGGCCCCCCTCCGCTGGCACCCGATGCCGAGAGGGCTCCGAGCCCTGCCGTATCAGCAGATGCGCAGTGGCTCAAGAAGGCTGTTAAGGCCTCGAAGCTGATCGCCAATATTCGGATATACGGCCATATGGCCGCAGACATTGACCCGCTGGAGCGCAGCACGAACCCGATGGCCAAATGGCTGGAGCTGGAGACCTACGAGCTTACCCGCGAGGATCTTAATGCTCTGCCTGCTTCGCTGATCTGGGATAATGCCCCTGCGGATGTGCATACCGCGATGGATGCCGTCCACAGAATGCGCCAGGCCTATACCCAGACCATTGCCTACGAATTCGGGCATGTACATGATGAACGCGAGCTGCGCTGGCTCAACAGCCAGGCGGAATCGATGACCTCCCCTGCCCCGCTGAATAATACAGAGCGCAAAGAGCTGCTGAAGCGGCTGGTTCAGGTGGAGCACTTCGAGACCTTCCTGCACAAGACCTTCGTCGGCCAAAAGCGCTTCAGCCTGGAGGGCAATGATGCCCTCGTGCCGATGCTGGATGAGATTGTGCGGGCCGCCGCGCATGACGGCGCAGAGCATATCCTGATGGGCATGGCCCACCGCGGAAGACTTAATGTGCTGGCTCATATTCTGGGCAAGCCTTATGATATTATTTTCTCGGAATTCCATCACTCGCCGAACAAGGAGCTGTTCCCTTCGGAAGGCTCCATGGGCGTGACCTACGGCTGGAGCGGTGATGTGAAGTACCATCTCGGGGCTGACCGTGCCGTCCGCGAAGGCGAGACCGTTCGCACCCGGATCACGCTGGCCAATAACCCGAGCCATCTTGAATTCGTCAATCCTGTCGTCGAGGGCTTCACCCGCGCCGCACAGGAAGAGCGCAACGCTCCGGGACTGCCTAAGCTGAACACAAGCAAGGCTATGGCTGTGCTGATGCACGGCGATGCCGCCTTCCCTGGAGAGGGCATTGTCGCAGAGACGCTTAATATCGGCAAATTGCAGGGTTATCAGAATGGCGGTACTGTGCATATTATCGTCAATAACCGGATCGGCTTCACCACAGAGAGCGAGGATTCCCGCTCCACCCATTATGCCAGCGACCTGGCCAAAGGGTATGAAATTCCAATCGTGCATGTCAATGCCGATGACCCGGAAGCCTGTATTGCCGCAGTCCGTCTGGCCAGTGCTTACCGCCATATGTTCAAGAAGGACTTCCTGATTGATCTGATCGGCTACCGCCGCCACGGGCATAATGAAATGGATGATCCCGAGACAACCCAGCCGATTGTGTACGGCAAAGTGCGGAACCACCCTACGGTGTACCGCGCTTATGCTGAACGCCTGGAGCGTGAGAAGGTAATCACAGCGGATGATGTCAAGAACATGATTGCGGAGGCGGAGAGCGTCCTTCAGCAGGCCTTTGACCAGATGAAGGAAGGCAAACAGAAGAATGCGGAGTCCAAAACCGCCGTCGCGCTGGATAACGACAGTCCCCAGCAGCGTCCGACTGCCTTCCCGCTGGCCGGGCTGCAGGAGATTAACCGCGAGCTGCTGCGCGTACCGGCCGGCTTCAAGGTCTATCCGAAGCTGGAACGGATTCTGCAGCGCCGCAAGGATGCACTGAATGACGGCGAGCGGGTGGACTGGGCTCTGGCAGAGACGCTTGCCTTCGCTACCATCCTGAAGGATGGCACGCCGATCCGCCTCAGCGGGCAGGATTCACAGCGCGGTACCTTCGCCCACCGTCATCTGGTGCTGCATGACAGCGAGAACGGTGAACTCTATTCTCCGCTGCATCAGCTGAGTGATGCCGGCGCTTCATTCGGCGTCTACAACAGTCCGCTGTCCGAGGCCTCTGTCCTCGGCTTCGAATATGGTTATAATGTGTTCGCACCGGAGACCTTCGTTATCTGGGAGGCTCAATACGGCGACTTCGCCAATGCGGCTCAGGTCATTATCGACCAGTTCATTTCTGCCGGCCGCGCCAAGTGGACGCAGCGCAGCAATCTGACAATCCTGTTGCCTCACGGCTATGAAGGTCAAGGACCGGAGCACTCCAGCGCCAGAATGGAACGGTTCCTGCAGCTCTCCGCCGAGGAGAACTGGACTGTAGCCAACCTGACCAGCGCTGCGCAATATTTCCATCTGCTCCGCCGTCAGGCCGCGCTCTGCGGACAACCGGATGCCCGGCCGCTGGTCATCATGGCGCCGAAGAGCCTGATCCGTAACACGCGCAGCACCTCAGCCGGAGCGGACCTCGCTTCGGGCACCTTCCAGCCGGTTCTTCCCGAGCCGCTGCTCGGCAGTAAGCCGGAAGCCGTAAAGCGCCTCGTGGTATGCAGCGGCAAGGTGGCCATCGACCTGCAGACGGAGCTGGAAGCAACGCGCGGACAGGACTTCTCCTGGCTGCACATTTTGCGCATGGAACAGCTCTATCCGTTCCCGGAACGCGAGCTTGGCGCCCACCTTAGCGGCTTCAGCTCGCTGGAGGAGATCGTCTGGGTGCAGGAAGAACCGAAGAATATGGGCGGGTGGACGTATGCCGAATCCCGGCTGCGCGCCATCGCACCGCAGAAGGTCACTGTCCAGTACATCGGCCGTCCGGACCGTTCCAGCCCAGCCAGCGGCTACGCCGATGTCCACAGCTTCGAGCAGCGGCGCATTGTCCGGGAAGCCCTGAAATTGAATGCAGCAGTGCAAGCACCTGTACCGTCTTCCTGA
- a CDS encoding anti-repressor SinI family protein yields the protein MSNQGNDELQAVDLDLEWVHLLMSAKQAGIAAEEIRRFLSEKALQAM from the coding sequence ATGTCCAACCAGGGGAATGACGAGCTGCAGGCAGTAGATCTGGATTTAGAATGGGTGCACTTGCTGATGTCTGCCAAGCAGGCGGGGATCGCGGCGGAGGAGATCCGCCGGTTTCTAAGTGAGAAGGCGCTCCAGGCGATGTAA
- a CDS encoding helix-turn-helix domain-containing protein, which translates to MGSRIHKLRLEKGYSLSELADKADVAKSYLSNVERNIQSNPSIQFIEKIADALQVSIHALLYGGLAETEEQALDGEWFRLVQEAMASGISKREFKEFLDYQKWRMEQKDN; encoded by the coding sequence ATGGGAAGCCGCATCCACAAACTCCGGCTGGAGAAGGGCTATTCGCTATCCGAGCTTGCGGATAAGGCTGATGTGGCGAAATCATACCTCAGTAATGTGGAACGGAATATTCAATCCAACCCCTCCATTCAATTCATCGAAAAAATCGCTGACGCGCTTCAGGTATCCATTCATGCACTGCTGTATGGCGGATTGGCAGAGACGGAAGAACAGGCCCTGGACGGGGAATGGTTCCGGCTGGTTCAGGAGGCTATGGCCTCCGGTATAAGCAAACGTGAATTCAAGGAATTCCTCGATTACCAGAAATGGCGCATGGAACAAAAGGACAACTAA
- a CDS encoding TasA family protein, with translation MGIKKTLGLGVASAALGLSLIGGGTFAYFSSTATSTATFAAGTLKLGSSFNTPVALTNLKPGDYTVRTFTLSNDGTLDIKFLKLATTYTVTDAKGDNAGQDLGDHFKVKLLDNSYTGGSLSGHVLSEISLKDLKNTPSYDLVAAGILPGGIAAAGSKTFKIAFEFVDNTLDQNIFQGDGLALNWTFDALQGVGEAK, from the coding sequence ATGGGTATCAAAAAAACATTGGGTCTTGGCGTAGCATCGGCAGCACTGGGCTTGTCTTTAATCGGCGGGGGCACCTTCGCTTACTTCAGCTCCACAGCCACAAGCACCGCAACCTTCGCCGCAGGTACGCTGAAGCTCGGCTCCTCCTTCAATACTCCGGTAGCGCTGACGAATCTGAAGCCGGGAGACTACACCGTCCGCACCTTTACCTTGTCCAATGACGGCACACTGGATATCAAATTCCTCAAGCTCGCTACCACATACACCGTAACCGATGCCAAGGGCGACAATGCGGGCCAGGATCTCGGAGACCACTTCAAGGTCAAGCTCCTGGATAATTCGTACACCGGCGGTTCACTAAGCGGTCATGTGCTGTCCGAGATCTCCCTGAAGGATCTGAAGAACACCCCAAGCTACGATCTCGTAGCAGCAGGTATCCTGCCGGGAGGGATTGCCGCAGCCGGTTCCAAGACCTTTAAGATCGCCTTCGAGTTCGTGGACAATACGCTCGATCAGAACATTTTTCAGGGTGACGGCTTAGCTCTGAACTGGACCTTCGATGCTCTTCAAGGAGTGGGAGAAGCCAAGTAG